From Pungitius pungitius chromosome 9, fPunPun2.1, whole genome shotgun sequence, one genomic window encodes:
- the kif16ba gene encoding kinesin-like protein KIF16B isoform X5, giving the protein MASVRVAVRVRPMNRREKDLTAKCIIKMEGTKTSITNLKIPDGIAADSTRDRTKTFTYDFSYDSKDCKSSTFVSQEKVFKDLGSDVLRAAFEGYNACVFAYGQTGSGKSYTMMGNPGDAGLIPRFCEGLFSRIAAATRWDEASFRTEVSYLEIYNERVRDLLRRKSTQTYNLRVREHPKDGPYVEDLSKHLVQNYSDVEELMEAGNINRTTASTGMNDVSSRSHAIFTINFTQAKFDAEMPSETVSKVHLVDLAGSERADATGATGVRLKEGGNINKSLVTLGNVISALADMTQDGVNTNLKRKSVFVPYRDSVLTWLLKDSLGGNSKTIMIATVSPADVNYGETLSTLRYANRAKNIINKPTINEDCNVRLIRELRAEIVRLKLLVQGNQIALLDSPTALSMEEKLHQNEARVLELTKEWTNKWNETQNILKEETLALRKEGIGVVLDSELPHLIGIDDDLLSTGIILYHLKEGRTYVGRDDASTVQDIILHGLDLESEHCVFENQSGKVTLVPLGGAQCSVNGVQVTESSQLNQGAVILLGRTNMFRFNHPKEAAKLREKRKSGLLSTFSLSMTDLSKSCESLSTVMLYNPGLFAQKGPVFLRLEFERQQREELEKLELKRRLITEMEAKHQSEKAELERLQQEVESQRKESEEVQQRILHQEESLRRRSQDIESRLRDFLAEKERFEEERRSEIHAQVSKGKRRQQEAQEGEAEEEEEEEQQRRRRQEAAEQAEIYRELERLKREREEQKLRLETERRRLEEQEREQLSLVGRLEEQLREKHEAAASLLTRDDARRLEEERRALGEIREALLRAKEASERPNGEDAGEEARSAQARYTDFKEAQVKELGQLEEGLRQQRERLEKEVAAERGALLLLAHGVRGRQQQQPKEAQEGVCQEEPLVRQAEQRLQFKERQLASVADALLPALAEEKQRAAEALERSGGGSNGNCDSPPGLDNTLFQVEKELEDKEEKLNLHWHGAQQLQQLQETYEFTANVARQEEKVRRKEKEILESKEKQQREAMEQAVARLERRHSALRRSASLEPDGEEPTKNPRPGADLDQQRVEQEIQELRQRMGGEEEKTGHGGGGGPPVGHGLSAVLPLSDDRISAYIEEEVQRRLREMNLLNGGGGGSSADLSLSCESLREEEEEEEEAFDCRRLSAEDDEKLQNMNPRRLKYEKACGFQPGSTLEAKPPFDLPKNMLDEPEFNLSKTHKEEESITEEEVPSKDGEKNYWWHGGEPDRRGDETSHSEIEERRVNSARRVPDGDEKLPSEDTEPRRRPNSEESGVGRKKRDEVAASGAFGLRYFTGRLSDAYEDAGRRLQSTREILQKVSVQEILQKVSVGDVKEVLAQCVTTMSAELHRLRLQPEPERRVAPPALGPPQSLGPPQILGPPQILGPGVSAWPRGSVSSLKGTRPEVFRQRLVQLPPALSRLRSLPPREALRASAALGPGADVGELVAVFWLQTAGAEQPLPNPGCLLLSETDIVVLSSGTRPDAGVVLRHRCRLLDVEEVQVGLAGQHVRLIGRSGDAALVVLTRSKELTQEFCRALLKLRSPGGAPPRGSEDGPLLSGDLMVLSLDWTSSVPDVVLDAGLRLTSGFKRALADLLYIVHGNMDGAGRPSLAHVCPLLYTSVKVQGAGETERRPDAILQLLLTDTHVALLREDAVFHPVPAGPQFRALDLRRRADVGRLFVRTSDDCVAVDIDFARARRAESMRRSAASSAGGPRDRWKLTFGCTAEAVMLINHLTA; this is encoded by the exons GGCGACGCAGGCCTGATCCCCAGGTTTTGTGAAGGCTTGTTCAGTCGCATCGCCGCGGCGACGCGATGGGACGAAGCTTCCTTTCGTACGGAAGTCAG CTACCTGGAGATCTACAACGAGAGGGTGAGAGACCTCCTCAGGAGGAAGTCCACTCAGACCTACAACCTCAGAGTCCGGGAGCACCCGAAAGACGGGCCCTACGTAGAAG ATCTGTCCAAACACCTGGTGCAGAACTACAGCGACgtggaggagctgatggaggccGGAAACATCAACCGCACCACCGCCAGCACGGGCATGAACGACGTCAGCAGCCGCTCGCACGCCATCTTCACCATCAACTTCACGCAG gctaAGTTCGATGCGGAGATGCCCAGTGAGACGGTCAGTAAGGTCCACCTGGTCGACCTGGCCGGCAGCGAGCGGGCCGACGCCACCGGAGCGACGGGCGTCCGgctgaaggaaggagggaacaTCAACAAGTCGCTGGTCACCCTCGGCAACGTCATCTCCGCTCTCG CTGACATGACGCAGGACGGCGTGAACACCAACCTGAAGAGGAAGTCGGTGTTTGTTCCCTACAGGGACTCGGTGCTCACCTGGCTGCTGAAGGACAGCCTGGGCGGCAACTCCAAGACCATCATGATCGCCA CCGTGTCCCCCGCCGACGTGAACTACGGCGAGACGCTCAGCACGCTGCGCTACGCCAACCGGGCCAAGAACATCATCAACAAGCCCACCATCAACGAGGACTGCAACGTCCGCCTCATCAGGGAGCTGCGGGCCGAGATCGTGCGGCTGAAGCTGCTGGTTCAGGGGAACCAG ATCGCTCTCCTGGACTCGCCCACCGCTCTGAgcatggaggagaagctgcaccAGAACGAGGCCCGG gtgctggagctgacCAAAGAGTGGACCAACAAATGGAACGAGACGCAGAACATTCTCAAG gaggagactctGGCGCTGAGGAAGGAGGGGATCGGCGTGGTGCTGGACTCCGAGCTGCCCCACCTCATCGGCATCGACGACGACCTCCTCAGCACCGGCATCATCCTGTACCAcctgaag GAGGGACGGACGTACGTGGGCCGAGACGACGCGTCCACCGTGCAGGACATCA TCCTCCACGGTCTGGACCTGGAGAGCGAGCACTGCGTGTTCGAGAACCAGAGCGGGAAGGTGACCCTGGTGCCGCTGGGCGGGGCCCAGTGTTCCGTTAACGGGGTCCAGGTGACGGAGTCGTCGCAGCTCAACCAAG GCGCTGTGATCCTTCTCGGCAGAACCAACATGTTCCGGTTCAACCATCCGAAGGAGGCGGCCAAGCTGAGGGAGAAACGGAAG AGCGGCCTGCTCTCCACCTTCAGCCTCTCTATGACGGATCTGTCCAAGTCGTGTGAAAGCCTCTCCACCGTGATGCTCTACAACCCCGG TCTCTTCGCTCAGAAGGGCCCCGTCTTCCTCAG GCTGGAGTTTGAGAGACAGCAGCGAGAAGAACTGGAAAAGCTGGAGCTGAAAAG GAGGCTGATCACAGAGATGGAGGCAAAGCACCAGAGCGAGAAGGCAGAGCTGGAGCGCCTCCAGCAGGAGGTGGAGAGTCAGCGCAAGGAGtcggaggaggtgcagcagcggatcctccaccaggaggagagccTCCGCCGCCGCAGCCAGGACATCGAGAGCCGCCTGCGAGACTTCCTGGCCGAGAAGGAGCGCTTCGAGGAGGAGAGACGCTCGGAGATCCACGCGCAGGTTTCAAAGGGGAAGCGCCGGCAGCAGGAGGCGCAGGAGGGGgaagccgaggaggaggaggaggaggagcagcagcggcggcggcggcaggagGCCGCCGAGCAGGCCGAGATCTATCGTGAGCTGGAGCGACTGAAGAGGGAGCGCGAGGAGCAGAAGCTCCGCCTGGAGACGGAGCGCCGGcgcctggaggagcaggagcgcGAGCAGCTGAGCCTGGTGGGgcgcctggaggagcagctgagggagAAACACGAGGCAGCCGCCTCCCTGCTGACCCGGGACGACGCCCGGCGCCTGGAGGAGGAACGTCGAGCCCTGGGCGAGATCAGAGAGGCCCTCCTCCGCGCCAAAGAGGCCTCCGAGCGGCCCAACGGGGAGGACGCCGGCGAGGAGGCGAGATCGGCCCAGGCCCGGTACACGGACTTCAAGGAGGCGCAGGTGAAGGAGCTGggccagctggaggaggggcTCCGGCAGCAGAGGGAGCGCCTGGAGAAAGAGGTCGCGGCCGAGCGCGGCGCGCTGCTGCTCCTCGCCCACGGCGTCCgggggcggcagcagcagcagccgaagGAGGCGCAGGAGGGCGTCTGCcaggaggagccgctggtcaGGCAGGCGGAGCAGCGGCTCCAGTTCAAGGAGCGGCAGCTGGCCAGCGTGGCCGACGCCCTCCTCCCGGCGCTGGCCGAGGAGAAGCAGCGGGCGGCGGAGGCGCTGGagcgcagcggcggcggcagcaacGGGAACTGCGACAGCCCGCCGGGCCTCGACAACACGCTGTTCcaggtggagaaggagctggaggacaaggaggagaagctgaacCTCCACTGGCACGGcgcccagcagctccagcagctccaggagaCCTACGAGTTCACGGCCAACGTGGCGcggcaggaggagaaggtgcggcggaaggagaaggagatccTGGAGTcgaaggagaagcagcagcggGAGGCGATGGAGCAGGCGGTGGCGCGGCTGGAGAGGAGGCACTCGGCGCTGAGGCGCAGCGCCTCCCTGGAGCCCGACGGCGAGGAGCCGACCAAGAACCCGAGGCCGGGCGCCGACCTGGACCAGCAGAG GGTCGAGCAGGAGATCCAGGAGCTGAGGCAGCGGAtgggcggcgaggaggagaagacgggtcacggcggcggcggcggccccccGGTGGGCCACGGCCTGAGCGCCGTGCTGCCGCTGTCCGACGACAG GATCAGCGCCTACATCGAGGAGGAGGTCCAGAGGCGGTTACGCGAGATGAACCTGCTgaatggcggcggcggcggcagcagcgccGACCTTTCTCTGTCCTGTGAATCGCTCCGA gaggaggaggaggaggaggaggaagcattTGACTGTAGGAGATTAAGCGCTGAG GATGATGAAAAGCTTCAGAACATGAATCCAAGGAGGCTTAAATATGAG AAAGCCTGCGGGTTTCAGCCGGGCTCGACCCTCGAGGCGAAACCCCCGTTTGACCTCCCCAAAAACATGTTGGATGAACCAGAGTTCAACCTCTCAAAGACgcacaaagaagaagaatccaTCACAGAAGAGGAGGTGCCGTCCAAAGACGGTGAAAAGAACTACTGGTGGCACGGCGGTGAACCGGATCGCCGCGGCGATGAGACGTCGCACTCGGAGATCGAGGAACGAAGAGTGAACTCTGCCCGCCGCGTTCCCGATGGAGATGAAAAGCTGCCCTCAGAGGACACGGAACCGCGCCGCCGTCCCAACTCCGAGGAATCGGGTGTTGGCCGAAAGAAACGAGACGAAGTGGCAGCAAGCGGCGCCTTTGGTCTGCGGTATTTCACCGGAAGGCTGTCCGACGCGTACGAAGACGCCGGCAGAAGGCTGCAGAGCACGCGGGAGATTCTCCAGAAGGTGTCGGTGCAGGAGATCCTCCAGAAGGTGTCTGTGGGGGACGTGAAGGAGGTGCTCGCTCAGTGTGTGACCACGATGTCCGCCGAGCTTCACCGACTGCGGCTTCAACCGGAGCCCGAGCGCCGCGTGGCGCCGCCCGCCCTCGGGCCCCCTCAGAGTCTGGGACCCCCTCAGATTCTGGGCCCCCCTCAGATTCTGGGCCCGGGGGTCTCGGCGTGGCCTCGGGGCTCCGTGTCCTCTCTGAAGGGGACGCGTCCCGAGGTGTTCCGGCAGCGGCTGGTCCAGCTGCCGCCGGCTCTGTCTCGGCTGCGCTCGCTGCCCCCCCGCGAGGCGCTGCGAGCGTCGGCGGCGCTCGGCCCCGGAGCGGACGTCGGCGAGCTCGTGGCCGTCTTCTGGCTCCAGACCGCCGGCGCCGAGCAGCCGCTCCCGAATCCCGGCTGCCTGCTTTTGTCGGAAACGGACATAGTGGTTCTGTCCAGCGGGACGAGGCCGGACGCCGGCGTGGTTCTGCGTCACCGCTGTCGCCTGCTGGACGTCGAGGAGGTGCAGGTCGGTCTGGCCGGGCAGCACGTTCGCCTGATTGGCCGCTCCGGGGACGCCGCCCTGGTCGTGTTGACCCGCAGCAAAGAGCTGACTCAGGAGTTCTGCAGAGCGTTGCTGAAGCTCCGCTCCCCGGGGGGCGCGCCCCCCCGAGGGAGCGAGGACGGCCCGCTGCTCTCTGGCGACCTCATGGTCCTGTCCCTGGATTGGACGTCCAGCGTCCCCGACGTCGTCCTGGACGCCGGCCTTCGCCTCACCTCCGGATTCAAGCGGGCCCTCGCCGACCTGCTCTACATCGTCCACGGCAACATGGACGGCGCCGGCAGGCCGTCGCTGGCGCACGTTTGTCCGCTGCTCTACACCAGCGTGAAGGTCCAGGGCGCCGGCGAGACGGAGCGCCGCCCGGACGCcatcctgcagctcctcctgacGGACACGCACGTGGCCCTCCTGCGGGAGGACGCCGTCTTCCACCCGGTCCCCGCGGGGCCCCAGTTCCGGGCCCTCGACCTCCGCCGGCGCGCCGACGTCGGGCGCCTGTTCGTGAGGACGAGCGACGACTGCGTCGCGGTCGACATCGACTTCGCCCGAGCGCGGCGGGCGGAGTCcatgcggcgctcggcggcctCCAGCGCCGGAGGGCCGAGGGACCGCTGGAAGTTAACGTTCGGTTGCACCGCCGAGGCCGTGATGCTGATCAACCACCTGACcgcctga
- the kif16ba gene encoding kinesin-like protein KIF16B isoform X2: MASVRVAVRVRPMNRREKDLTAKCIIKMEGTKTSITNLKIPDGIAADSTRDRTKTFTYDFSYDSKDCKSSTFVSQEKVFKDLGSDVLRAAFEGYNACVFAYGQTGSGKSYTMMGNPGDAGLIPRFCEGLFSRIAAATRWDEASFRTEVSYLEIYNERVRDLLRRKSTQTYNLRVREHPKDGPYVEDLSKHLVQNYSDVEELMEAGNINRTTASTGMNDVSSRSHAIFTINFTQAKFDAEMPSETVSKVHLVDLAGSERADATGATGVRLKEGGNINKSLVTLGNVISALADMTQDGVNTNLKRKSVFVPYRDSVLTWLLKDSLGGNSKTIMIATVSPADVNYGETLSTLRYANRAKNIINKPTINEDCNVRLIRELRAEIVRLKLLVQGNQIALLDSPTALSMEEKLHQNEARVLELTKEWTNKWNETQNILKEETLALRKEGIGVVLDSELPHLIGIDDDLLSTGIILYHLKEGRTYVGRDDASTVQDIILHGLDLESEHCVFENQSGKVTLVPLGGAQCSVNGVQVTESSQLNQGAVILLGRTNMFRFNHPKEAAKLREKRKSGLLSTFSLSMTDLSKSCESLSTVMLYNPGLFAQKGPVFLRLEFERQQREELEKLELKRRLITEMEAKHQSEKAELERLQQEVESQRKESEEVQQRILHQEESLRRRSQDIESRLRDFLAEKERFEEERRSEIHAQVSKGKRRQQEAQEGEAEEEEEEEQQRRRRQEAAEQAEIYRELERLKREREEQKLRLETERRRLEEQEREQLSLVGRLEEQLREKHEAAASLLTRDDARRLEEERRALGEIREALLRAKEASERPNGEDAGEEARSAQARYTDFKEAQVKELGQLEEGLRQQRERLEKEVAAERGALLLLAHGVRGRQQQQPKEAQEGVCQEEPLVRQAEQRLQFKERQLASVADALLPALAEEKQRAAEALERSGGGSNGNCDSPPGLDNTLFQVEKELEDKEEKLNLHWHGAQQLQQLQETYEFTANVARQEEKVRRKEKEILESKEKQQREAMEQAVARLERRHSALRRSASLEPDGEEPTKNPRPGADLDQQRVEQEIQELRQRMGGEEEKTGHGGGGGPPVGHGLSAVLPLSDDRISAYIEEEVQRRLREMNLLNGGGGGSSADLSLSCESLREEEEEEEAFDCRRLSAESGCFQDDEKLQNMNPRRLKYEKACGFQPGSTLEAKPPFDLPKNMLDEPEFNLSKTHKEEESITEEEVPSKDGEKNYWWHGGEPDRRGDETSHSEIEERRVNSARRVPDGDEKLPSEDTEPRRRPNSEESGVGRKKRDEVAASGAFGLRYFTGRLSDAYEDAGRRLQSTREILQKVSVQEILQKVSVGDVKEVLAQCVTTMSAELHRLRLQPEPERRVAPPALGPPQSLGPPQILGPPQILGPGVSAWPRGSVSSLKGTRPEVFRQRLVQLPPALSRLRSLPPREALRASAALGPGADVGELVAVFWLQTAGAEQPLPNPGCLLLSETDIVVLSSGTRPDAGVVLRHRCRLLDVEEVQVGLAGQHVRLIGRSGDAALVVLTRSKELTQEFCRALLKLRSPGGAPPRGSEDGPLLSGDLMVLSLDWTSSVPDVVLDAGLRLTSGFKRALADLLYIVHGNMDGAGRPSLAHVCPLLYTSVKVQGAGETERRPDAILQLLLTDTHVALLREDAVFHPVPAGPQFRALDLRRRADVGRLFVRTSDDCVAVDIDFARARRAESMRRSAASSAGGPRDRWKLTFGCTAEAVMLINHLTA; this comes from the exons GGCGACGCAGGCCTGATCCCCAGGTTTTGTGAAGGCTTGTTCAGTCGCATCGCCGCGGCGACGCGATGGGACGAAGCTTCCTTTCGTACGGAAGTCAG CTACCTGGAGATCTACAACGAGAGGGTGAGAGACCTCCTCAGGAGGAAGTCCACTCAGACCTACAACCTCAGAGTCCGGGAGCACCCGAAAGACGGGCCCTACGTAGAAG ATCTGTCCAAACACCTGGTGCAGAACTACAGCGACgtggaggagctgatggaggccGGAAACATCAACCGCACCACCGCCAGCACGGGCATGAACGACGTCAGCAGCCGCTCGCACGCCATCTTCACCATCAACTTCACGCAG gctaAGTTCGATGCGGAGATGCCCAGTGAGACGGTCAGTAAGGTCCACCTGGTCGACCTGGCCGGCAGCGAGCGGGCCGACGCCACCGGAGCGACGGGCGTCCGgctgaaggaaggagggaacaTCAACAAGTCGCTGGTCACCCTCGGCAACGTCATCTCCGCTCTCG CTGACATGACGCAGGACGGCGTGAACACCAACCTGAAGAGGAAGTCGGTGTTTGTTCCCTACAGGGACTCGGTGCTCACCTGGCTGCTGAAGGACAGCCTGGGCGGCAACTCCAAGACCATCATGATCGCCA CCGTGTCCCCCGCCGACGTGAACTACGGCGAGACGCTCAGCACGCTGCGCTACGCCAACCGGGCCAAGAACATCATCAACAAGCCCACCATCAACGAGGACTGCAACGTCCGCCTCATCAGGGAGCTGCGGGCCGAGATCGTGCGGCTGAAGCTGCTGGTTCAGGGGAACCAG ATCGCTCTCCTGGACTCGCCCACCGCTCTGAgcatggaggagaagctgcaccAGAACGAGGCCCGG gtgctggagctgacCAAAGAGTGGACCAACAAATGGAACGAGACGCAGAACATTCTCAAG gaggagactctGGCGCTGAGGAAGGAGGGGATCGGCGTGGTGCTGGACTCCGAGCTGCCCCACCTCATCGGCATCGACGACGACCTCCTCAGCACCGGCATCATCCTGTACCAcctgaag GAGGGACGGACGTACGTGGGCCGAGACGACGCGTCCACCGTGCAGGACATCA TCCTCCACGGTCTGGACCTGGAGAGCGAGCACTGCGTGTTCGAGAACCAGAGCGGGAAGGTGACCCTGGTGCCGCTGGGCGGGGCCCAGTGTTCCGTTAACGGGGTCCAGGTGACGGAGTCGTCGCAGCTCAACCAAG GCGCTGTGATCCTTCTCGGCAGAACCAACATGTTCCGGTTCAACCATCCGAAGGAGGCGGCCAAGCTGAGGGAGAAACGGAAG AGCGGCCTGCTCTCCACCTTCAGCCTCTCTATGACGGATCTGTCCAAGTCGTGTGAAAGCCTCTCCACCGTGATGCTCTACAACCCCGG TCTCTTCGCTCAGAAGGGCCCCGTCTTCCTCAG GCTGGAGTTTGAGAGACAGCAGCGAGAAGAACTGGAAAAGCTGGAGCTGAAAAG GAGGCTGATCACAGAGATGGAGGCAAAGCACCAGAGCGAGAAGGCAGAGCTGGAGCGCCTCCAGCAGGAGGTGGAGAGTCAGCGCAAGGAGtcggaggaggtgcagcagcggatcctccaccaggaggagagccTCCGCCGCCGCAGCCAGGACATCGAGAGCCGCCTGCGAGACTTCCTGGCCGAGAAGGAGCGCTTCGAGGAGGAGAGACGCTCGGAGATCCACGCGCAGGTTTCAAAGGGGAAGCGCCGGCAGCAGGAGGCGCAGGAGGGGgaagccgaggaggaggaggaggaggagcagcagcggcggcggcggcaggagGCCGCCGAGCAGGCCGAGATCTATCGTGAGCTGGAGCGACTGAAGAGGGAGCGCGAGGAGCAGAAGCTCCGCCTGGAGACGGAGCGCCGGcgcctggaggagcaggagcgcGAGCAGCTGAGCCTGGTGGGgcgcctggaggagcagctgagggagAAACACGAGGCAGCCGCCTCCCTGCTGACCCGGGACGACGCCCGGCGCCTGGAGGAGGAACGTCGAGCCCTGGGCGAGATCAGAGAGGCCCTCCTCCGCGCCAAAGAGGCCTCCGAGCGGCCCAACGGGGAGGACGCCGGCGAGGAGGCGAGATCGGCCCAGGCCCGGTACACGGACTTCAAGGAGGCGCAGGTGAAGGAGCTGggccagctggaggaggggcTCCGGCAGCAGAGGGAGCGCCTGGAGAAAGAGGTCGCGGCCGAGCGCGGCGCGCTGCTGCTCCTCGCCCACGGCGTCCgggggcggcagcagcagcagccgaagGAGGCGCAGGAGGGCGTCTGCcaggaggagccgctggtcaGGCAGGCGGAGCAGCGGCTCCAGTTCAAGGAGCGGCAGCTGGCCAGCGTGGCCGACGCCCTCCTCCCGGCGCTGGCCGAGGAGAAGCAGCGGGCGGCGGAGGCGCTGGagcgcagcggcggcggcagcaacGGGAACTGCGACAGCCCGCCGGGCCTCGACAACACGCTGTTCcaggtggagaaggagctggaggacaaggaggagaagctgaacCTCCACTGGCACGGcgcccagcagctccagcagctccaggagaCCTACGAGTTCACGGCCAACGTGGCGcggcaggaggagaaggtgcggcggaaggagaaggagatccTGGAGTcgaaggagaagcagcagcggGAGGCGATGGAGCAGGCGGTGGCGCGGCTGGAGAGGAGGCACTCGGCGCTGAGGCGCAGCGCCTCCCTGGAGCCCGACGGCGAGGAGCCGACCAAGAACCCGAGGCCGGGCGCCGACCTGGACCAGCAGAG GGTCGAGCAGGAGATCCAGGAGCTGAGGCAGCGGAtgggcggcgaggaggagaagacgggtcacggcggcggcggcggccccccGGTGGGCCACGGCCTGAGCGCCGTGCTGCCGCTGTCCGACGACAG GATCAGCGCCTACATCGAGGAGGAGGTCCAGAGGCGGTTACGCGAGATGAACCTGCTgaatggcggcggcggcggcagcagcgccGACCTTTCTCTGTCCTGTGAATCGCTCCGA gaggaggaggaggaggaggaagcattTGACTGTAGGAGATTAAGCGCTGAG TCTGGTTGTTTTCAGGATGATGAAAAGCTTCAGAACATGAATCCAAGGAGGCTTAAATATGAG AAAGCCTGCGGGTTTCAGCCGGGCTCGACCCTCGAGGCGAAACCCCCGTTTGACCTCCCCAAAAACATGTTGGATGAACCAGAGTTCAACCTCTCAAAGACgcacaaagaagaagaatccaTCACAGAAGAGGAGGTGCCGTCCAAAGACGGTGAAAAGAACTACTGGTGGCACGGCGGTGAACCGGATCGCCGCGGCGATGAGACGTCGCACTCGGAGATCGAGGAACGAAGAGTGAACTCTGCCCGCCGCGTTCCCGATGGAGATGAAAAGCTGCCCTCAGAGGACACGGAACCGCGCCGCCGTCCCAACTCCGAGGAATCGGGTGTTGGCCGAAAGAAACGAGACGAAGTGGCAGCAAGCGGCGCCTTTGGTCTGCGGTATTTCACCGGAAGGCTGTCCGACGCGTACGAAGACGCCGGCAGAAGGCTGCAGAGCACGCGGGAGATTCTCCAGAAGGTGTCGGTGCAGGAGATCCTCCAGAAGGTGTCTGTGGGGGACGTGAAGGAGGTGCTCGCTCAGTGTGTGACCACGATGTCCGCCGAGCTTCACCGACTGCGGCTTCAACCGGAGCCCGAGCGCCGCGTGGCGCCGCCCGCCCTCGGGCCCCCTCAGAGTCTGGGACCCCCTCAGATTCTGGGCCCCCCTCAGATTCTGGGCCCGGGGGTCTCGGCGTGGCCTCGGGGCTCCGTGTCCTCTCTGAAGGGGACGCGTCCCGAGGTGTTCCGGCAGCGGCTGGTCCAGCTGCCGCCGGCTCTGTCTCGGCTGCGCTCGCTGCCCCCCCGCGAGGCGCTGCGAGCGTCGGCGGCGCTCGGCCCCGGAGCGGACGTCGGCGAGCTCGTGGCCGTCTTCTGGCTCCAGACCGCCGGCGCCGAGCAGCCGCTCCCGAATCCCGGCTGCCTGCTTTTGTCGGAAACGGACATAGTGGTTCTGTCCAGCGGGACGAGGCCGGACGCCGGCGTGGTTCTGCGTCACCGCTGTCGCCTGCTGGACGTCGAGGAGGTGCAGGTCGGTCTGGCCGGGCAGCACGTTCGCCTGATTGGCCGCTCCGGGGACGCCGCCCTGGTCGTGTTGACCCGCAGCAAAGAGCTGACTCAGGAGTTCTGCAGAGCGTTGCTGAAGCTCCGCTCCCCGGGGGGCGCGCCCCCCCGAGGGAGCGAGGACGGCCCGCTGCTCTCTGGCGACCTCATGGTCCTGTCCCTGGATTGGACGTCCAGCGTCCCCGACGTCGTCCTGGACGCCGGCCTTCGCCTCACCTCCGGATTCAAGCGGGCCCTCGCCGACCTGCTCTACATCGTCCACGGCAACATGGACGGCGCCGGCAGGCCGTCGCTGGCGCACGTTTGTCCGCTGCTCTACACCAGCGTGAAGGTCCAGGGCGCCGGCGAGACGGAGCGCCGCCCGGACGCcatcctgcagctcctcctgacGGACACGCACGTGGCCCTCCTGCGGGAGGACGCCGTCTTCCACCCGGTCCCCGCGGGGCCCCAGTTCCGGGCCCTCGACCTCCGCCGGCGCGCCGACGTCGGGCGCCTGTTCGTGAGGACGAGCGACGACTGCGTCGCGGTCGACATCGACTTCGCCCGAGCGCGGCGGGCGGAGTCcatgcggcgctcggcggcctCCAGCGCCGGAGGGCCGAGGGACCGCTGGAAGTTAACGTTCGGTTGCACCGCCGAGGCCGTGATGCTGATCAACCACCTGACcgcctga